The following are from one region of the Populus trichocarpa isolate Nisqually-1 chromosome 8, P.trichocarpa_v4.1, whole genome shotgun sequence genome:
- the LOC112328306 gene encoding uncharacterized protein LOC112328306 — translation MAPQEDRLTRIGIQSSALIEDSHGGRPYITRRPGKLPLTQMPEITSNEVAPYRGTIVKEPVIAIPYRGAMVKEPIIARNDQAAQNYGGLEKQPVITSDEAAKYYGGFVILEHGRKKQFRSAY, via the exons ATGGCACCTCAGGAAGATCGCCTCACAAGGATAGGAATCCAAAGCTCTGCTCTGATCGAGGATAGCCATGGTGGGCGGCCTTACATTACTAGAAGGCCTGGAAAACTCCCCTTAACTCAG ATGCCAGAAATCACTAGTAATGAGGTAGCTCCATACCGTGGAACCATTGTGAAGGAGCCTGTTATAGCCATCCCATACCGTGGAGCCATGGTGAAGGAGCCTATTATTGCCAGGAATGATCAGGCAGCTCAAAATTATGGTGGTCTGGAGAAACAGCCTGTTATCACTAGCGACGAGGCAGCTAAGTACTATGGTGGCTTTGTAATACTGGAGCATGGTAGGAAGAAACAATTTCGTTCAGCTTATTAG